DNA from Scheffersomyces stipitis CBS 6054 chromosome 1, whole genome shotgun sequence:
TTTTGCAGCTCGAGATAATGAGACAGTGGTATCGGGaaagatcaacttcatcttttttGGTATTGATTCTCAAGGGTATAAAAACAATCGAGGGTTCTATTTTTGACTGTCCATTAATGGAAAAGTACGGCAGTAGCATATTTAGGATCTTGAATGCCTTGATTGTGGCCAACACCAAATTGTTGCTGGATGAATTGATATCCAAAATTTCAACAGAAGATAGTATACGCTTGCTCAGCACACTAAACAATGAGAATTTTACACCAATTAACAGCCTACAAGACTTAGAAAGAATTGCATCAGAAGTGGATGAGTTTAATCTTCCTatcttccaacttctcttgAGGGTATTAACAATCAAGGAGTTGCTGCCACTTCAGGAAAATGAGATTCAAGAACGTTTGAAGGTATTACTTGAAagtttcttggaaaacctTAGTTTTGGATTCACGCCTATGAATTCATACTTTGGGGAGCTATTCATATACTTACCGTGGGAATATGTAGTCTCAATCTTGGGTATGTTGGAGGACAAGTTTTTGTGTTCTACGACGTTTAATTTTGACCAGTGGGACAACGATAAGAGTGTACTTTCGTTGACCAATCTGGTTGGTAATACGAACTTACTACCAGTGTTCAACGATtatttcaagaagttttcgtcatcttcttcaaatgtaGTTgagtcatcttcttcattcttccAAGCTCTTAGTAAGTTTCTATCCAAGCTCTTGCTTATTGTCAATTCCGACAATTGTTTAGAGGATACATTTGAAGATACCAGCAGTGCAATTTCGATTTTTTTGCGGATTTTAATCATCCACAAGCTTACTTTGACGAGGCTTATTGTGACTCAAGACGGCGAgcaatttcaattcattaAGAATTTGATTCTTTTGATAAACTCAAAGTTCATTGCTGAAGGAAACGAGAAGTTGAGGATCTTGTTGTACGATTTGCTCTTGTTAATGAAATCGTCTGttacagaagaagtcagCAAACAGACTGAAAATGAATTATCTGAAGGAACTTCGCCTGGGTTTGGAATGACGGCTCAGAGTCCCCCACCTGTAGAAGATGCGAGCAAGATAACAGAACCTTTGAGTTCGGCTCGTCCGAGTTCAGAAGCAGCATCTTTTCAAACAAACCCAATCTCAACATACGACCAAGTCTCCagtttgttcaatttgcCAGAGCCAACCGAAACGAATCCTTTTAAGGACTATATCACAGAAGATCGTGTTGAGTGTGCGCTTACACTTTCCGAGGATGAACTTCAGAGTGGAGGAGATATACATGGCTTCAACGAAAGCAACTTGgttctcatttcttcatcaaacgACTCGACGTTCTCCGGGGCGTTTGCTCTTATAACCAACCCACACCAACGACCCAAGGGCCAACCGTTCAAGTTGCGCAGTTTCGAGATTCTCGAGGGAACAAGCACAACATCTTTGAACGACGGATGTATTAACTTACAACTCTTTGACTCTTATACTACGAAAGAAAATCCTCCATAAACTATATAGAGAATTTAAAATTCGGGTGCAAGCTACATTAAACTTCTAAGCTTAGTAGAAGTTCGTTTATCAGAAGCGGATTTTCCATGTCATAATATTACTATCAGAAAAGTACCAATGGTGTTGTGATAAAAGAGCCTGAGCCTCATATAATTACAATTTTAAATATATTAGCATCTAAACAGCGGCTAATGGTCTATTTAGCTGCAAAAAACCACCCTGGCTGCATTGCGTGTAGCAGAAAAAATAATCTCAAAACGCGACAATTTTTAGACCTTTCTGAAAAAAGATGTAACCATTTtggttgaaattgaaatatattTAGAACAGCATCATTCATATAGAAGTATATCTACTACAACAAAGCTTTAACAAGTACATACCAACAGCCTACTATATACATATCGCTGTACATATAACCGACATCCCATTAGAAACACATCAGTTCCATATTAGAAGCATTCACTATCCTCGGTTTGgaaacatcttcaaaaatCATACCTAAAACTCGTACATTATCAGTAGAGACCTTACCTTACCAAACGTCATAAAAAGTTCTTCGAAAGAATCAAAACGCCACTCCATGTCAAAACTTCAAGACATTTTCGTCAACGACATCGCTTCCGAAGACAACGATGACTTGTTGTCGGTTTCGTCACTGGGGAATACCTATTCTCATAATCAAAGCACCAAAGATATTTCCAATAGTGAAAATACCAATATCTCCAGTAGTAATAactacaataataatagcaaAAGGAATGTACCGATCCCTTCGGGTGCTTCCCGCAACGGCCAGGTAGCAGATCTCTCACATTTGGCTTCTGCCAACTTTCTGTCGGAATCATTGACTGAAAATGGCAATATGACTCTGATCAACCTGGCTTTTGCACCAGCTACGCCCACTTTTGCAGGTACAAACGGCTCATTTAGCCCGACATTATCTGTAAACCAACATTATCGGAAATATTCAGGGAATTCGCTTTCGAACTCGCCCAAACTTGTAGCTTCTAACGGACCTACTATGCTGCGATCCAGACCTAAGTCTGGACTCTTTCTTCTAGATGCCAGCAACTTCGCCATAGCCGAGGATGACGACGTTTCGGTACAGAGTTCCATAGATAATACGCCGAGATCACGAAATGCGGATTTTTTGCAGCAAAAATTAGGACAAAACGGAGCAGTTCTGGCGAGTCCTTATAGGTCGTCTTCACCAGTGAGAAACGCTTCTCCGTCAAGAATGCCTCGGTCCTACGGGTCCAAATCCCCAGTCAGAAGAAGCTCGTCGCCTTCCAAGTCGTATCAGCCATTCAATTTCCAACCCCAGGAGCTCATGTTGcattccaacaattcgGGTCTGTCGCTCCAGGTGAAGCCAGCGCACAGAAAGGGGCACAAGTACAAGCACTCGTCGATATCGATGAACTTGTTCCAGGAACCACCTCCAGCACTCTCACTTTCAAACAAGGCACTCAATGTTCCTGATCTGTACCCCATTCCAAACTTCAGAGAGCTGATTCTGTCTGTAAAGCCAGCACAAAAATTCCGACTCTCATGGTCTGTTTTCCATTTGGTTATGGCACTTTTCATCTTTGTAGTAGGCTTCAAGTTCAGCTTGCCATCGTTTTCCACATTGGCACATCTTGTTTTCTACGACTCATTGGGATCGTTGGTCATTGTATTTGTGGATATAATGTCCAATTTCGAAGTGTGGAACAACTCTTCCATAGCCTATCCTTTTGGTTTGGGACGTTTGGAGGTGTTAGTCGGTTTTGCTTTGAGTGCATCGCTTATCATGGTAGGTTTCGACTTGGTGAGCCACTTCATCGAAGAGTTCATCATTCTCATGTACATCTCTGAGGGAGCGGAGCCTCATGAAGGAGAACAACACCTGTCTCATCACATCCATGGAGAGAATGGAAGCAACGCCAACTGGTTTGTGTATGAGCTAGTTCTTCTCTTCACTATTGCAGTAACCTTGATAAGTTCTAACAAGGTGTTGGCCCATGACAAGATAAACGAGATTATCTCCACCCAAGAACCGAATAAAAGCAAGGGAGGaattttggaagaaggaTTTCTGTCCAGTAAAAGCTCGAAGTTCTTAACTGAATTTCAAAAGTTCATCAATATCTGCACAAGAAACCCTACTCATTTACTTACGTTGATATATTCTACCTTCTTGGTTGTAGTTCCATTGATACCTGAACTGATTGTCAATGAATCGGCTTTTGATCTCAATGATATTGCTACGTTAGTGGTTTCTCTATCCTTGGTCTATACTGGCTGGAAATTGGTCAAAACCTTGGGTGGCATATTACTCTGTTCGTATCCTTACTCGGACTACGACTATCATGTTCTCAAAAGTAATATTATGGATAGCATCATGGCCGTTGATGCCTTCAAGCGGTCACACACTATTGACAAGTTCTACATCACGAAATTCAAGTACGATTTCTACGTAGTTGGCTTGAAGGTTGTGATGAAAGGTGCCGATCCAGACGAAGAGTCCACTTTGAGATACGAAGTCGACCGGATCATTCGcaacgaaatcaaaaacTTGAATGAAGGCAACACGCGAATAGAGATCACTATAGATATTGACAGATTCTAAATAAAACATATATATCTAATGTAACTCAGAATTTCGGAAATAGAGTAAAGGTGAGTTATGTCTGTCCAATAGCTGCCTAAATACAATTTATTCTTAAGCGGTTTTAAATAAATGGCAGATATCCCTTTAAAATTTATCCTATCCAGTGCTGCAACATTCGTCTAATAAACTCGTAGTATTTCAAAATAAATTCATACTATTCACCATTTTGAGTGCTTAGCTTCAGGCGCACATAATTTCGCAATTTTTTGTCTAAGATAGCAATCCTAATTGGGTAATCGCAATGAGTCAACCGCGATGTAAAATCTTTTTTCAAAAAGttcgaatttttcaccagCCCCAGAGATTTGCATAAATAGTTAACTTTATCTTTACTATTCAACTCAGCTGGTTCGATTTCTTGGGAAGCATTGAACTAGTCTAAAAATGTTGAGAAACTCCACTTCAGTGCTTAAGAAGTCACTTAAATTGGCTCAGAGACAGCCTTTCTCCACGACTTTTATCAGATCTACCACTATCAAGTCGATTCCAGATGCTAATGACGACACGGCTACCGGCAAGTACATTACTACTGTGACCAAGCCATATACTGTGACAACTTATGCTCGTCCAAACTTGGTAATCACCCACGGAAAAGGTTCTCATTTGtacgacttggaaaacaGACAGTACTTAGACTTCTACTCCGGAATTGCCGTGACTTGTCTAGGACATTCAAACCCAGAAATCACCAATATTATAAACGATCAGGCTGGAAAATTGATGCACTGCTCTAATctcttctacaacttgCCAGCTGGTGAGTTGGCCAACAAATTGGTGGATAAGACCAAACAGTCCGGCGGTTTGCACGATGCCCAAAGAGTGTTCTTGTGTAACTCTGGTACTGAAGCGAATGAAGCTGCATTGAAGTTCGCCAGAAAGTATGGTAAGACTATTAGTCCGAATAAGACCGAGATAATCACCTTCGAAAACTCGTTCCATGGTAGATCCATGGGTGCTTTGTCGGTGACTCCTAACCCTAAGTATCAGCAGCCTTTTGCACCATTGATTCCTGGTGTTCAGGTGGCTACTCCAGAGGATATCAACAGCGTGGCTAATCTCATCAGCAAAGAAAAAACCTGTGCTGTTATAATAGAACCTGTTCAGGGTGAAGGAGGAGTCACTCCTATTTCTGCGGAGTTCTTGCTCCAATTGAGAAAGTTGTGTAGTGACAACGATGTCTTATTGATCTATGATGAAATTCAATGTGGCTTGGGTAGAACCGGTAAGTTATGGGCTCACTCTTATTTGCCAAAGGAAGCCCACCCAGATATCGTCACAATTGCCAAGGCTCTTGGTAACGGCTTCCCTATTGGAGCCACCATGATCACCGAAAAGGTCGAAAACGCTTTGCAAGTCGGAGACCACGGTACCACGTATGGTGGCAATCCATTGGGCTCGAGAATCGGTTCCTATGTTGTTGATACAATCAGTGACGACAAGTTCTTAGAAGACGTTCAGCACAAGTCCGATTTGTTTGTTGCTggtttgaacaagatcGCTGAGAAGTACCCAGAAAACATCGACACTGTCAAGGGAAAGGGTTTGTTGTTGGGATTACAATTCAACTCTAGCTTGGATAGTGGCAAGGTGGTTGCCAAGTGTCGTGAAAACGGCTTGTTGGTGATCACAGCCGGTATGAATGTCCTTAGAATCGTTCCAGCTTTGAATATTCCTGAAGATGTCATTGCTGAAGGTTTGGCAATCATAGATGCCAGTATTTCCCAGGTCCTTGCTGATTAGTAAAAGTTATAGATCCAAGAGTATGAATATTCTAGCATAGAAACTCTAAACCAAAGCTGTGTCGATTATCTAGTATGTAAATTCCTTCTAtattttcgcagccattttcCTTAAATATGGTATAGGTCTAAATGAGATTTTCTAAAATCGATAGGAACATTTTGATGGTTCTTCTGTATTAGTAAATCATTCTGAGCAATACTAACTGAAGGAATTCTAGCGATTTTAATTTTATCGCTTCTTAACTTTGCTGCTGCTAGCATTATGTTCTTAACTATTGAGAAATCCTGAGCCTATCATGGGCCTATCAGCAAAATTCTGTCGCCAGTCGCGCTTTTGAAAATCATATGCAGTACTTCTCCTTACTTTTGGATCGCATTTATCAAACGCAGGTTGAGCGCATAGAGTCGGTTAAATAATTGAAGTGACTGTTGTTCTTTTTCCCTTATTTGTTCTGGTTTTTCTATTTCCTTTTAGTATTGCAACTCACCCTCTACACTACACGGGAGTAATTTAGAAGAGTCGACGGCTTTTAGGGAAATCTGTTCATTACATAAAGATTGTGACACTTTGTATTTTCATAGGAACTGTTGCGCTATTGTTAGTAGTGATAGTTTGAAATAGCAAGTCTGACAACTTTTTCACGATTACTTGAATTAGTCTTGTTTCCATTGTTTCAGTACAGGCATCGCGATAATAGCTCTTTAATATCCTTAATTTCTCATTCCATTGATTCCTGTTCTTCCGTATGGCATTATCATAGAGCCGTACAGATTGCATATCACTACGTATCTATTTATCTTGATTCATTTGGGCATATCATAGAATCATATAGTTATTCATCATAGATCATTTCATATATCACATCATACTGAGATTGGTTGATATTATTGTATAATATCATTCCTCTCGTTATAGTATCATCATTCCCACCTAAGTTTGTTTCAAACTTCATCACTGTCTGCCATAGGTTGATATCGATCGTAGATCATATCGATTATCGTATTCATTTAGATAGTATCGCAGTATTTTACTATCGCAATTGATTACGTTGATTAATTTATCCAATCCCATATCATAATTTATTTCATAGCATGCCATGACTGTTCCATTTCGAATCCCTACTACAGATCTCGACTATTGTCTAGAACAGCTCCTCGAGCATAAACCTCCCAAGATTCTTCCGCCAGAAACCATACAACAGCTCTGTCATACACTCAAGACCCAGCTCTTGTCTGTTCCCAATATCATGCCTCTCCAACTGCCCATCGCTGTTGTTGGCGACATCCATGGCCAGTACCATGACTTGCTTGAGATCTTCCAGATCGGGGGAGCCCCTCCCACGACAAACTACTTGTTTCTTGGTGACTATGTGGATAGAGGCTATTATTCTGTGGAAACCATTTCATTGCTCATAACTCTCAAATTGCGATTTCCAGATCGTGTCTTTTTGATTCGTGGCAATCACGAATCGCGAACCATCACTACGAACTACGGCTTCTATTCAGAAGTTCTAAGCAAGTACAACGGCAGTGCCGATGTGTGGTCGTATATCACAGACTTGTTTGACTACTTACCATTAGGAGCTACCATTGACGGCAAGATATTTGCTGCCCACGGAGGTTTATCGCCGAGCTGTCAGCAATTGGACCAGATACGAGCGCTTGACCGGTTCCGGGAGATTCCTCACGATGGAATCATGGCAGATCTTGTTTGGTCTGATCCAGATACCGAGATCATGGACTTCAAACTTTCACCAAGAGGTGCTGGATACCTTTTTGGGCTTGATgtgatcaacaagttctgTCACGAAAACAGTCTTGTTCAAATGATTCGGGCACATCAACTCTGCAACGAAGGCTATACGAGCTATTGGCA
Protein-coding regions in this window:
- the ZRG17 gene encoding zinc-regulated protein, encoding MSKLQDIFVNDIASEDNDDLLSVADLSHLASANFSSESLTENGNMTSINSAFAPATPTFAGTNGSFSPTLSVNQHYRKYSGNSLSNSPKLVASNGPTMSRSRPKSGLFLLDASNFAIAEDDDVSVQSSIDNTPRSRNADFLQQKLGQNGAVSASPYRSSSPVRNASPSRMPRSYGSKSPVRRSSSPSKSYQPFNFQPQELMLHSNNSGSSLQVKPAHRKGHKYKHSSISMNLFQEPPPALSLSNKALNVPDSYPIPNFRESISSVKPAQKFRLSWSVFHLVMALFIFVVGFKFSLPSFSTLAHLVFYDSLGSLVIVFVDIMSNFEVWNNSSIAYPFGLGRLEVLVGFALSASLIMVGFDLVSHFIEEFIILMYISEGAEPHEGEQHSSHHIHGENGSNANWFVYELVLLFTIAVTLISSNKVLAHDKINEIISTQEPNKSKGGILEEGFSSSKSSKFLTEFQKFINICTRNPTHLLTLIYSTFLVVVPLIPESIVNESAFDLNDIATLVVSLSLVYTGWKLVKTLGGILLCSYPYSDYDYHVLKSNIMDSIMAVDAFKRSHTIDKFYITKFKYDFYVVGLKVVMKGADPDEESTLRYEVDRIIRNEIKNLNEGNTRIEITIDIDRF
- the ARG8 gene encoding acetylornithine aminotransferase, translated to MLRNSTSVLKKSLKLAQRQPFSTTFIRSTTIKSIPDANDDTATGKYITTVTKPYTVTTYARPNLVITHGKGSHLYDLENRQYLDFYSGIAVTCLGHSNPEITNIINDQAGKLMHCSNLFYNLPAGELANKLVDKTKQSGGLHDAQRVFLCNSGTEANEAALKFARKYGKTISPNKTEIITFENSFHGRSMGALSVTPNPKYQQPFAPLIPGVQVATPEDINSVANLISKEKTCAVIIEPVQGEGGVTPISAEFLLQLRKLCSDNDVLLIYDEIQCGLGRTGKLWAHSYLPKEAHPDIVTIAKALGNGFPIGATMITEKVENALQVGDHGTTYGGNPLGSRIGSYVVDTISDDKFLEDVQHKSDLFVAGLNKIAEKYPENIDTVKGKGLLLGLQFNSSLDSGKVVAKCRENGLLVITAGMNVLRIVPALNIPEDVIAEGLAIIDASISQVLAD
- the PPG1 gene encoding serine/threonine protein phosphatase type 2A, giving the protein MTVPFRIPTTDLDYCLEQLLEHKPPKILPPETIQQLCHTLKTQLLSVPNIMPLQSPIAVVGDIHGQYHDLLEIFQIGGAPPTTNYLFLGDYVDRGYYSVETISLLITLKLRFPDRVFLIRGNHESRTITTNYGFYSEVLSKYNGSADVWSYITDLFDYLPLGATIDGKIFAAHGGLSPSCQQLDQIRALDRFREIPHDGIMADLVWSDPDTEIMDFKLSPRGAGYLFGLDVINKFCHENSLVQMIRAHQLCNEGYTSYWQGKCLTVWSAPNYCYRCGNKASVLEILHSNYDSKRTSTTTSNYEDRFDSTKICLRQGVLPGQFFNIFEASPENDEDTLKGKSVNGINSEDEYAVNNGDFFSGFFREKSRKQHVEYFL